From the Osmerus eperlanus chromosome 19, fOsmEpe2.1, whole genome shotgun sequence genome, one window contains:
- the LOC134039195 gene encoding flotillin-2a isoform X3, translating to MTDNELLGYACEQFLGKSVQEIKSVILQTLEGHLRSILGTLTVEQIYQDRDRFASLVREVASPDVGRMGIEILSFTIKDVYDKVEYLSSLGKSQTAAVQRDADIGVAEAERDAGIREAECKKEMMDMKFQADTLMADSKRELEMQRAAFNQEVNTKKAEAQLAYELQAAKEQQKIRLEEIEIEVVQRKKQITIEEKEIQRTDKELIATVKRPAEAEAYKMQMLAEGQKIKRVLTAQAEAEKIRCIGEAEAGSIEVVGKAEAEKMRLKAEAYQQYGEAAKTALVLEALPKIAGKVAAPLTRINEIIILSGEGSRVTGEVNRLLAELPVSVNALTGVDLTKIPLLQKMVNPQA from the exons ATGACTGACAACGAGCTCTTAGGGTACGCCTGTGAGCAGTTCCTGGGGAAGTCCGTGCAGGAGATCAAGAGTGTCATCCTGCAGACACTGGAAGGTCACCTGCGCTCCATCCTCG GAACTCTGACAGTGGAGCAGATCTACCAGGACAGGGACAGGTTTGCCAGTCTGGTGCGGGAGGTGGCTTCGCCCGATGTGGGCCGCATGGGCATCGAGATCCTCAGCTTCACCATCAAG GATGTGTATGATAAAGTGGAGTACCTGAGCTCCCTGGGGAAGTCCCAGACAGCAGCGGTACAGAGAGATGCCGACATAGGAGTCGCCGAGGCCGAGCGGGACGCCGGCATCAGG GAAGCGGAATGCAAAAAAGAGATGATGGACATGAAGTTCCAGGCGGACACCTTGATGGCCGACTCGAAGCGCGAGCTGGAAATGCAGCGGGCCGCCTTCAACCAGGAAGTCAACACCAAG AAAGCAGAGGCCCAGCTGGCCTACGAGCTGCAGGCCGCCAAGGAGCAGCAGAAGATCCGTCTGGAAGAGATCGAGATCGAGGTGGTCCAGAGGAAGAAGCAGATCACCATCGAGGAGAAGGAGATCCAACGCACGGACAAGGAGCTCATCGCCACGGTGAAGAGGCCCGCCGAGGCCGAAGCCTACAAGATGCAGATGCTGGCCGAGGGACAGAA GATTAAGAGGGTGTTGACTGCCCAGGCCGAGGCTGAGAAGATCCGCTGCATAGGTGAGGCGGAGGCCGGCTCCATAGAGGTGGTGGGGAAGGCAGAGGCTGAGAAGATGAGGCTGAAGGCTGAGGCCTACCAGCAGTACGGAGAGGCTGCCAAGACCGCCCTGGTTCTGGAGGCCTTGCCCAAG ATTGCAGGCAAAGTGGCGGCGCCCCTCACCCGGATCAATGAGATTATCATCCTGAGCGGGGAGGGCAGTCGCGTGACCGGAGAGGTGAACCGTCTTCTGGCTGAACTCCCCGTGTCGGTCAACGCCCTCACAGGGGTGGACCTGACgaag ATCCCCTTGCTTCAGAAGATGGTCAACCCACAAGCATGA
- the tbx16l gene encoding LOW QUALITY PROTEIN: T-box transcription factor TBX6L (The sequence of the model RefSeq protein was modified relative to this genomic sequence to represent the inferred CDS: deleted 2 bases in 1 codon) — protein MFLHQERPLCDYQYSLNSQPKNYAYCPPDWKDAAYHGQSWDAGIAGGDTEISSLQVRVSLQGRELWEKFGDLDTEMLITKTGRRMFPSCKVTVTGLNPRAKYVLMMDMIPFDDNKYKWSKDHWEVSGVTDPHLANHFFIHPDSPALGERWMQYPVSFHKLKLTNNTLNSNGLVILHSMHKYLPRLHIIQSPDPCSPFSGGYLRFTFPEAAFIAVTAYQNAEVTKLKIDNNPFAKGFRDSGLNRKRFREKEKTSPDKHVDEQVIIPSNVFRPVDAANENDSTVSSSVDSHGTDYRLDNTLRPTAPNPFISAFMNRGPAALPSEEWANSPQSTPSTQDYSSPVHTEAVCPRLRNVASPLFTHTLGQTHSGLVGFRRPAPYSSRAIGPPQHQGLGAPPLDTTPLQTRRRSISTRLTLNPLPLPPKVSRIHLSESALRSLDMSPSCDPGSPRPLANILNRIHSRGASVSGSPGKLHQAQYERPSLGLERQLRPPYPPQLEHTGDYLPIHGTMLYQNSLMGPVGPLWDYHGNPRGPSSLEYSYKTPLLDYFLEDQSGK, from the exons ATGTTTTTGCATCAGGAGAGGCCACTGTGTGATTACCAGTATTCACTCAACTCTCAGCCCAAGAACTATGCTTATTGCCCTCCAG ATTGGAAGGATGCTGCTTACCACGGACAGTCATGGGATGCCGGTATTGCCGGAGGCGACACCGAAATATCGTCGCTTCAAGTCCGGGTGTCTCTGCAGGGTCGTGAACTTTGGGAAAAATTCGGAGACTTGGATACAGAGATGCTCATTACAAAAACAGGAAG GCGGATGTTTCCGAGCTGCAAAGTCACTGTGACGGGGTTGAACCCTCGGGCAAAGTATGTACTGATGATGGACATGATCCCTTTTGATGATAACAAATACAAG TGGTCCAAGGATCACTGGGAGGTTAGTGGTGTGACAGACCCTCATCTAGCCAACCACTTCTTCATCCACCCGGACTCACCCGctctgggggagagatggatgcaGTACCCAGTCTCCTTCCACAAGCTCAAGCTTACCAACAACACACTTAACTCAAATGGCCTG GTGATTCTCCACTCCATGCATAAGTACTTGCCCCGCTTGCATATAATCCAAtcccctgacccctgcagcCCTTTCTCAGGAGGCTATCTGCGTTTCACCTTTCCAGAGGCAGCCTTCATAGCAGTCACTGCCTACCAGAACGCTGAG GTAACAAAGCTCAAAATAGACAACAATCCTTTTGCCAAAGGCTTTCGTGACAGTGGACTGAATAGAAAAAG gttcagagagaaggagaaaacaaGCCCTGACAAGCATGTGGATGAACAAGTGATCATACCTTCAAAtg TATTCAGACCTGTAGATGCAGCCAATGAAAATGACAGCACAGTATCCAGCTCAGTGGACTCCCATGGAACGGACTACAGGCTGGACAACACACTTCGACCGACAGCCCCAAACCCATTCATCTCAGCCTTCATGAACCGGGGCCCTGCAGCCCTGCCCTCTGAGGAGTGGGCAAACAGCCCTCAAAGTACACCAAGCACCCAAGATTACAGCAG CCCTGTGCATACTGAAGCAGTGTGTCCTCGCTTGCGAAACgtcgcctctcctctcttcacacacacactgggccagACACACTCAGGATTGGTCGGTTTCAGGCGGCCTGCACCATACAGCAGTCGAGCGATAGGACCACCTCAGCACCAAGGCCTTGGTGCACCCCCCCTCGACACCACCCCCCTCCAGACCCGCAGACGGAGCATCAGCACCAGGCTGACTTTga accccctccccctgccccctaagGTCAGCAGGATCCACCTCTCGGAGAGCGCCTTGCGTTCCCTGGATATGAGCCCGTCCTGCGACCCAGGAAGCCCCAGGCCCCTCGCCAACATCCTCAACAGGATCCACAGCCGGGGGGCTTCCGTCTCTGGGAGTCCTGGGAAGCTGCACCAGGCCCAGTACGAGAGGCCAAGCCTGGGGCTGGAGAGACAGCTACGGCCCCCCTACCCACCACAGCTGGAGCACACAGGAGACTACCTGCCCATCCACGGCACGATGCTTTACCAGAACAGCCTGATGGGTCCTGTAGGCCCTCTCTGGGATTACCATGGGAACCCCAGAGGCCCCTCCTCACTGGAGTACTCTTATAAAACACCTTTGCTTGACTACTTCTTAGAGGACCAGAGTGGAAAGTAA
- the LOC134039195 gene encoding flotillin-2a isoform X2, whose product MGNCHTVGPNEALVVSGGCCGSDEKTYVVGGWAWAWMLISDIQRLSLEIMTILCRCENIETSEGVPLDVTGVAQVKVMTDNELLGYACEQFLGKSVQEIKSVILQTLEGHLRSILGTLTVEQIYQDRDRFASLVREVASPDVGRMGIEILSFTIKDVYDKVEYLSSLGKSQTAAVQRDADIGVAEAERDAGIREAECKKEMMDMKFQADTLMADSKRELEMQRAAFNQEVNTKKAEAQLAYELQAAKEQQKIRLEEIEIEVVQRKKQITIEEKEIQRTDKELIATVKRPAEAEAYKMQMLAEGQKIKRVLTAQAEAEKIRCIGEAEAGSIEVVGKAEAEKMRLKAEAYQQYGEAAKTALVLEALPKIAGKVAAPLTRINEIIILSGEGSRVTGEVNRLLAELPVSVNALTGVDLTKIPLLQKMVNPQA is encoded by the exons ATGGGGAATTGCCACACAGTTGGACCAAACGAAGCTCTTGTGGTTTCAG GTGGCTGCTGTGGCTCTGATGAGAAGACGTACGTGGTGggaggctgggcctgggcctggatgCTCATCTCAGACATCCAGAG ACTGTCTCTGGAGATTATGACCATCCTCTGTCGCTGTGAGAATATCGAGACCTCGGAGGGTGTCCCTTTGGATGTGACAGGGGTGGCTCAG gTGAAGGTGATGACTGACAACGAGCTCTTAGGGTACGCCTGTGAGCAGTTCCTGGGGAAGTCCGTGCAGGAGATCAAGAGTGTCATCCTGCAGACACTGGAAGGTCACCTGCGCTCCATCCTCG GAACTCTGACAGTGGAGCAGATCTACCAGGACAGGGACAGGTTTGCCAGTCTGGTGCGGGAGGTGGCTTCGCCCGATGTGGGCCGCATGGGCATCGAGATCCTCAGCTTCACCATCAAG GATGTGTATGATAAAGTGGAGTACCTGAGCTCCCTGGGGAAGTCCCAGACAGCAGCGGTACAGAGAGATGCCGACATAGGAGTCGCCGAGGCCGAGCGGGACGCCGGCATCAGG GAAGCGGAATGCAAAAAAGAGATGATGGACATGAAGTTCCAGGCGGACACCTTGATGGCCGACTCGAAGCGCGAGCTGGAAATGCAGCGGGCCGCCTTCAACCAGGAAGTCAACACCAAG AAAGCAGAGGCCCAGCTGGCCTACGAGCTGCAGGCCGCCAAGGAGCAGCAGAAGATCCGTCTGGAAGAGATCGAGATCGAGGTGGTCCAGAGGAAGAAGCAGATCACCATCGAGGAGAAGGAGATCCAACGCACGGACAAGGAGCTCATCGCCACGGTGAAGAGGCCCGCCGAGGCCGAAGCCTACAAGATGCAGATGCTGGCCGAGGGACAGAA GATTAAGAGGGTGTTGACTGCCCAGGCCGAGGCTGAGAAGATCCGCTGCATAGGTGAGGCGGAGGCCGGCTCCATAGAGGTGGTGGGGAAGGCAGAGGCTGAGAAGATGAGGCTGAAGGCTGAGGCCTACCAGCAGTACGGAGAGGCTGCCAAGACCGCCCTGGTTCTGGAGGCCTTGCCCAAG ATTGCAGGCAAAGTGGCGGCGCCCCTCACCCGGATCAATGAGATTATCATCCTGAGCGGGGAGGGCAGTCGCGTGACCGGAGAGGTGAACCGTCTTCTGGCTGAACTCCCCGTGTCGGTCAACGCCCTCACAGGGGTGGACCTGACgaag ATCCCCTTGCTTCAGAAGATGGTCAACCCACAAGCATGA
- the LOC134039195 gene encoding flotillin-2a isoform X1 yields the protein MGNCHTVGPNEALVVSGGCCGSDEKTYVVGGWAWAWMLISDIQRITLEIMTLQPKCEDVETAEGVAITVTGVAQVKVMTDNELLGYACEQFLGKSVQEIKSVILQTLEGHLRSILGTLTVEQIYQDRDRFASLVREVASPDVGRMGIEILSFTIKDVYDKVEYLSSLGKSQTAAVQRDADIGVAEAERDAGIREAECKKEMMDMKFQADTLMADSKRELEMQRAAFNQEVNTKKAEAQLAYELQAAKEQQKIRLEEIEIEVVQRKKQITIEEKEIQRTDKELIATVKRPAEAEAYKMQMLAEGQKIKRVLTAQAEAEKIRCIGEAEAGSIEVVGKAEAEKMRLKAEAYQQYGEAAKTALVLEALPKIAGKVAAPLTRINEIIILSGEGSRVTGEVNRLLAELPVSVNALTGVDLTKIPLLQKMVNPQA from the exons ATGGGGAATTGCCACACAGTTGGACCAAACGAAGCTCTTGTGGTTTCAG GTGGCTGCTGTGGCTCTGATGAGAAGACGTACGTGGTGggaggctgggcctgggcctggatgCTCATCTCAGACATCCAGAG GATAACCCTTGAGATTATGACCCTGCAGCCCAAGTGTGAGGATGTAGAGACAGCGGAGGGTGTAGCTATTACTGTCACTGGGGTGGCACAG gTGAAGGTGATGACTGACAACGAGCTCTTAGGGTACGCCTGTGAGCAGTTCCTGGGGAAGTCCGTGCAGGAGATCAAGAGTGTCATCCTGCAGACACTGGAAGGTCACCTGCGCTCCATCCTCG GAACTCTGACAGTGGAGCAGATCTACCAGGACAGGGACAGGTTTGCCAGTCTGGTGCGGGAGGTGGCTTCGCCCGATGTGGGCCGCATGGGCATCGAGATCCTCAGCTTCACCATCAAG GATGTGTATGATAAAGTGGAGTACCTGAGCTCCCTGGGGAAGTCCCAGACAGCAGCGGTACAGAGAGATGCCGACATAGGAGTCGCCGAGGCCGAGCGGGACGCCGGCATCAGG GAAGCGGAATGCAAAAAAGAGATGATGGACATGAAGTTCCAGGCGGACACCTTGATGGCCGACTCGAAGCGCGAGCTGGAAATGCAGCGGGCCGCCTTCAACCAGGAAGTCAACACCAAG AAAGCAGAGGCCCAGCTGGCCTACGAGCTGCAGGCCGCCAAGGAGCAGCAGAAGATCCGTCTGGAAGAGATCGAGATCGAGGTGGTCCAGAGGAAGAAGCAGATCACCATCGAGGAGAAGGAGATCCAACGCACGGACAAGGAGCTCATCGCCACGGTGAAGAGGCCCGCCGAGGCCGAAGCCTACAAGATGCAGATGCTGGCCGAGGGACAGAA GATTAAGAGGGTGTTGACTGCCCAGGCCGAGGCTGAGAAGATCCGCTGCATAGGTGAGGCGGAGGCCGGCTCCATAGAGGTGGTGGGGAAGGCAGAGGCTGAGAAGATGAGGCTGAAGGCTGAGGCCTACCAGCAGTACGGAGAGGCTGCCAAGACCGCCCTGGTTCTGGAGGCCTTGCCCAAG ATTGCAGGCAAAGTGGCGGCGCCCCTCACCCGGATCAATGAGATTATCATCCTGAGCGGGGAGGGCAGTCGCGTGACCGGAGAGGTGAACCGTCTTCTGGCTGAACTCCCCGTGTCGGTCAACGCCCTCACAGGGGTGGACCTGACgaag ATCCCCTTGCTTCAGAAGATGGTCAACCCACAAGCATGA